CTAGTCTTATACCTGTAAGGATCTATTCCAGTAGCATGAACCGCTTCGATAGCTCGAGCAATGATGTTCTTTATAACTTGATGCAGATGTCGAGATAAGTATCTGCCTTGTGATGCAAATAGCAGCACAAACTGCATGTCCAAATAGAACTGAATGCATATAGATCAAACAAATGTGTGTTAGTAACTTGATATGTATTCAACAGATGAATAAGAAAGGGACTTTTGATGCAGTACCTGTTGAAGTCCAAGAGGGCCTAATGGCCTTGGTCCCTCTTCTATGTCTGCCCAGAAATTTTGATCATCAGAAAGCCAAAGGATCACAGTCTCTGTGAGTCTCATCAATAAGATAGTTGCAAACCTTTCCCTTCCCACAAACATATCAGTTGCAATGTTTGCCATCCTTGTCAGCTTTGCAAAGAGTTCCTGAAgaattggagatggaaacCATTCAGGTTCCACACTTTCATCCATATATGTGTACATTTGAGCGTTGAGACGCGTATCTCCATCCTCTGTGAATATGAGATCAAGGGCATGGAGTCTACAGAAGCTATCTCTAAGCTGTTCAACTGAGCGTTGAAGCCGCCTTTTCCATTCCCTGCCGGGGTCAGGAGTGCGGCTTTGCTTGTCTCCTCTCTTCGGGGTCATTTCTGCCATCGATCTATTAGTTTGACCGTGCTGCATCGGCAAAAGCTTCATAGCTGCGCGTGGAAGTAACTCGTCTGCTAACAATGATGCATTAGCTAACAAGGCCATCTGTTGTGCTTCTGTCTCTGCCATGCTAACAATTATAGGAACTTCTTCTTCAGTCTCCACGGCACCAGGTAGTGCATGGATTAACAAATTGACATAGGAGTGAAACACTTGTAGAACGCCTTCTAATGCTGGACCATCCAGCTGAAGAGTCTCAAGGGGTGCCACATCCTCTAGAAGTTCCTGAACTCATAAACGTTGACAAAAATTTGTGAAAAAATCATGGAAGAGTTACTCTTACAGTGAAAAATAGCTACAGATGTTAATCTCCTTACCTGAACCATTGAATTGAATCTGTAAGCACTGCTTGAAAGCTTTGGCTGGTATGAACTTAAACTAGAAAGAGAGGAAGTAGAACCCGAAGGGCGTGCACCTATTGTTGGATGATTTAGAAACCAATCGTCCGCAACAGCTGATGCAGCGCTGCTCTGTTCAATTCTCCTTAAGTTACAGCTCAATGCTTGTTCAAGAAATGGCTTAAAAAGTCTCAACAGAACAGGAGAGAGGCACAGCCCGCGAGCTTCTAGCAAAGAACAGTGACCCAAGCATATATGAGCACATTCGGCAGCAACGCTTAGACTCCCTGCAGCTGCTGCTGATGCTAGTACATGCCTTTTTAGAAGAAGAGCATAAGCCTCAGTTTGTTTGACTGCCCATGTCACAAGCTCAGATGTATAAGCAGGGTCCTCACTGAAAGCTGCTAAGGAGTCACTGGCTGCTTGTGCAATGAAGCGAAACACCAATTGCGATAATGTAGTGATGTATGCCCCTCCATATGAAGTGGTTGTGGTGTTAAGGTTTTTCACATTAGACTGCAACTTCTGAGAGTGAGAACTGAGCAACAACATATGCGCACGAGGACCATCCCCGAGCTTTTTGAGAAAAACTACAGATGATCTAAGCTCATCAGCGCGAGTTGAAGGCTGCAACATTGTTTCTGCAATCTGATCTACTAATGTTTGTCTTTGTTCATTGATAGTAGTCCGGAATGACAAGAATGTAGCTCGGGTTATAGTTCGCTTCTCTTTAGCCTTATCCACTATACGCTCTCCTTCATCCAAGGCAGCCATAGCTTCTTTAACTCTTCTTTCCGCCAAAAGGACTTCAAGGGTGTCCAGAAATTCTGCAAACCATTTTTCTGTCTCAGAAAGGTTCCTATTTTCATCAGATGTGTCCTCGTCGTCGTAATCATCGTGAGCAGTTGATGTTGAATTAACTAAAACTCCATCAGATAAACCGTGAACTAAAGCTGCCTGAGTAGATAGGAGATTTCTCATGGAAAGAAGTTGTCCCTCAAGATCAGTGATCTCCTTGGATGTACTGCAAATGAATTCACGTA
This is a stretch of genomic DNA from Argentina anserina chromosome 4, drPotAnse1.1, whole genome shotgun sequence. It encodes these proteins:
- the LOC126792511 gene encoding exocyst complex component EXO84A, translating into MEPKIEISHGSLGSSGLGNSLEFEAHLPLSDRLKVFKKSQFEPDNFVTSKCHAMTEKEVKNLCIYLVELKKASAEEMRKSVYANYSAFIRTSKEITDLEGQLLSMRNLLSTQAALVHGLSDGVLVNSTSTAHDDYDDEDTSDENRNLSETEKWFAEFLDTLEVLLAERRVKEAMAALDEGERIVDKAKEKRTITRATFLSFRTTINEQRQTLVDQIAETMLQPSTRADELRSSVVFLKKLGDGPRAHMLLLSSHSQKLQSNVKNLNTTTTSYGGAYITTLSQLVFRFIAQAASDSLAAFSEDPAYTSELVTWAVKQTEAYALLLKRHVLASAAAAGSLSVAAECAHICLGHCSLLEARGLCLSPVLLRLFKPFLEQALSCNLRRIEQSSAASAVADDWFLNHPTIGARPSGSTSSLSSLSSYQPKLSSSAYRFNSMVQELLEDVAPLETLQLDGPALEGVLQVFHSYVNLLIHALPGAVETEEEVPIIVSMAETEAQQMALLANASLLADELLPRAAMKLLPMQHGQTNRSMAEMTPKRGDKQSRTPDPGREWKRRLQRSVEQLRDSFCRLHALDLIFTEDGDTRLNAQMYTYMDESVEPEWFPSPILQELFAKLTRMANIATDMFVGRERFATILLMRLTETVILWLSDDQNFWADIEEGPRPLGPLGLQQFYLDMQFVLLFASQGRYLSRHLHQVIKNIIARAIEAVHATGIDPYSVLPEDDWFAEVAQIAIKMLIGKANFSNVEEDAPSPTYSMSGKSPSVHSHGSETNLAHHYREK